In Taeniopygia guttata chromosome 2, bTaeGut7.mat, whole genome shotgun sequence, one genomic interval encodes:
- the STEAP1 gene encoding STEAP1 protein: MEKREGGNHAIDQNAGQNIMPRRNTGNLNYLNVDMQVANASEAAALFDLHQAHHFGEFEHSSEQHCKQDLFPKWHLPMKIASVISLLTFIYTSMRDVIYPFITKKERVFYKIPILVINKVLPVTSITLLALVYLPGILAASFQLYFGTKYKRFPQWLDRWMLSRKQFGLLSFFFATLHACYSLCYPMRRSYRYKLLNWAFQQVKQKKENAWIEHDVWRMEIYVSLGILGLALLALLAITSIPSVSHSLTWREFHYIQSKMGYFALLLCTVHALVFAWNKWVDANQFIWYTPPSFMVAVFLPIVVLLCKCVLLLPCFRKRIRKIRSGWEAKTQANQTTITSRL, from the exons ATGGAGAAGAGAGAAGGTGGTAATCATGCCATTGATCAGAATGCAGGTCAGAACATCATGCCAAGAAGAAATACAGGAAATCTTAACTACTTG AATGTGGATATGCAGGTTGCCAATGCATCAGAAGCAGCTGCACTTTTTGATTTACATCAAGCACACCATTTTGGTGAGTTTGAACATTCTTCAGAACAGCACTGCAAGCAGGATCTGTTTCCTAAGTGGCACTTGCCAATGAAGATAGCATCTGTGATCtcattattaacatttatttACACTTCCATGAGAGATGTCATATATCCTTTTATAACCAAAAAGGAACGTGTTTTCTATAAAATTCCAATCCTTGTCATAAACAAAGTTTTACCAGTGACTTCAATTACCCTTTTAGCACTAGTGTATTTACCAGGAATATTAGCTGCTAGTTTCCAGCTGTACTTTGGCACCAAGTATAAAAGGTTTCCCCAGTGGCTGGATAGATGGATGTTATCAAGGAAACAATTTGGACTTCTCAGTTTCTTCTTCGCTACACTGCACGCCTGCTATAGCCTGTGCTATCCAATGAGAAGATCCTACAGATACAAGCTGCTGAACTGGGCATTCCAGCAG gtaaaacaaaaaaaagaaaatgcctgGATTGAACATGATGTTTGGAGAATGGAGATTTATGTGTCTCTAGGAATCCTGGGACTTGCTTTGCTGGCCCTGTTGGCAATAACATCAATTCCATCTGTCAGTCACTCTTTGACCTGGAGAGAGTTCCACTACATTCAG aGCAAGATGGGATACTTCGCCCTTCTGCTATGCACTGTTCATGCACTGGTGTTTGCTTGGAACAAGTGGGTTGATGCTAACCAGTTCATCTGGTATACGCCACCTTCATTTATGGTTGCAGTTTTTCTTCCTATTGTAGTTCTGCTTTGTAAATGCGTACTGCTCCTCCCATGTTTCAGGAAGAGGATAAGAAAAATCAGAAGTGGTTGGGAAGCTAAGACACAAGCCAATCAAACCACCATAACTTCCAGACTGTAA